A DNA window from Mastomys coucha isolate ucsf_1 unplaced genomic scaffold, UCSF_Mcou_1 pScaffold21, whole genome shotgun sequence contains the following coding sequences:
- the LOC116100839 gene encoding olfactory receptor 494, with amino-acid sequence MAFLEDGNHTAVTEFILLGLTDDPVLRVVLFTIILCIYLVTVSGNLSTILLIRVSSQLHHPMYFFLSHLASVDIAYSSSVTPNMLVNFLVKQNIISYLGCSIQFGSAAFFGTIECFLLAAMAYDRFVAICNPLLYSTKMSTEACIQLVVGSYIGGFLNAFSFIISFFSFIFCGPNRINHFFCDFAPLVELSCSDVSVSVVVTSFSAGSVTMITVFIIAISYTYILITILKMRSTEGRHKAFSTCTSHLTAVTLFYGTVTFIYVIPKSNYSTDQKKVVSVFYMVVIPMLNPLIYSLRNNEIKGALKRLFDKKIFS; translated from the coding sequence ATGGCTTTCCTGGAGGATGGAAACCACACTGCAGTGACAGAGTTCATTTTATTGGGTTTAACAGATGACCCAGTCCTCAGAGTTGTCCTCTTCACCATCATCCTGTGCATCTACCTGGTGACTGTGTCTGGGAACCTCAGCACCATCCTTCTCATCAGAGTCTCTTCCCAGCTCCATCAccccatgtacttttttctcaGCCACTTGGCTTCTGTAGACATAGCCTACTCATCTTCTGTCACACCCAATATGCTTGTCAACTTCCTGGTAAAGCAAAATATCATCTCCTACCTTGGATGTTCTATTCAGTTTGGCTCAGCTGCTTTCTTTGGGACAATTGAATGCTTCCTTCTGGCTGCCATGGCTTATGATCGCTTTGTAGCAATCTGCAACCCGCTGCTTTATTCCACCAAAATGTCCACAGAAGCCTGCATCCAGTTGGTTGTAGGATCTTATATAGGTGGGTTTCTTAATGctttttccttcattatttccttcttttcttttatcttctgtgGACCAAATAGGATCAATcactttttctgtgattttgctCCTTTGGTGGAACTCTCCTGTTCTGATGTCAGTGTCTCTGTAGTTGTTACCTCATTTTCTGCTGGTTCAGTAACTATGATAACAGTGTTTATCATAGCCATCTCCTATACCTACATCCTCATCACCATCCTGAAGATGCGCTCCACTGAGGGTCGCCACAAGGCCTTCTCTACCTgcacctcccacctcactgcagTTACTCTTTTCTATGGAACTGTTACATTTATCTATGTGATTCCCAAGTCCAACTACTCCACTGATCAGAAGAAAGTGGTCTCTGTGTTCTACATGGTTGTGATCCCCATGTTGAACCCCCTTATCTATAGCCTTAGAAATAATGAGATTAAGGGTGCTCTAAAGAGACTGTttgataagaaaatattttcttag